Proteins encoded by one window of Methanobrevibacter sp.:
- a CDS encoding TOBE domain-containing protein yields MEISARNQLKGKVTKVELGAVMANIKIEITDPNVITAVITKESAENLGLTEGDDVCAIIKSTEVIVGK; encoded by the coding sequence ATGGAAATCAGCGCTAGAAATCAATTGAAAGGAAAGGTTACCAAAGTTGAACTTGGTGCGGTCATGGCAAACATTAAGATTGAGATTACAGATCCTAATGTGATTACCGCAGTCATCACTAAGGAATCCGCTGAGAACTTAGGATTGACTGAAGGCGACGACGTATGTGCCATCATCAAATCAACTGAGGTAATAGTCGGAAAATAA
- the modA gene encoding molybdate ABC transporter substrate-binding protein, producing the protein MNRKALIIAVLALIAIISVGSCSAGWLDFITGEPDLDGQEVNLAAAASLKNVYDDELIPMFEEKYPGVKVTPTYASSGDLQTQIENGLEADVFMSAANKQMDALVEEDLIDNDTNLQFLENKVVLIVPADSDSEIKSFDDLANVDGTIAIGDPESVPAGQYAKEILTNLGLWDKLESKFSLGTDVTAVLNQVAQGSAECGIVYATDAKSTEDVKVVCEAPDDALDTPVIYPVAQLKDSKNSEAAAEFMEFLQTQEAKDKFVEYGFTIHD; encoded by the coding sequence ATGAATAGGAAAGCGTTAATTATTGCTGTTTTGGCTTTAATCGCTATCATTAGCGTAGGTTCATGTTCCGCTGGCTGGCTTGACTTCATTACCGGCGAACCTGACTTGGACGGACAGGAAGTGAACTTGGCTGCAGCAGCTAGTTTAAAGAATGTGTATGATGATGAATTGATTCCTATGTTTGAAGAGAAGTATCCTGGTGTGAAGGTCACTCCAACTTACGCTTCAAGCGGGGATTTGCAAACTCAAATTGAAAACGGATTGGAAGCGGACGTATTCATGTCTGCAGCCAACAAACAGATGGATGCATTGGTTGAAGAGGACTTGATTGACAACGACACCAACCTCCAATTCCTGGAAAACAAGGTCGTATTGATCGTACCTGCTGACTCAGACTCTGAAATCAAGTCATTTGACGACTTGGCAAATGTGGACGGCACCATTGCTATCGGAGACCCTGAATCCGTACCTGCAGGACAATACGCTAAGGAAATATTGACCAACCTTGGCCTTTGGGACAAGCTTGAATCCAAATTCTCTTTAGGCACTGATGTGACTGCAGTATTGAACCAGGTTGCTCAAGGATCTGCTGAATGCGGTATCGTATACGCTACCGATGCTAAATCCACTGAAGATGTTAAAGTGGTTTGTGAAGCACCTGATGATGCTTTAGACACTCCGGTCATATATCCTGTAGCTCAATTGAAGGATTCCAAAAACTCTGAGGCTGCAGCGGAATTCATGGAATTCCTCCAAACCCAAGAGGCAAAGGATAAATTCGTTGAGTATGGATTTACAATTCATGACTAA
- a CDS encoding zinc ribbon domain-containing protein, whose translation MAKYCGNCGRELSDEAKFCPNCGQEYVPRYKADHYSDGSSKREFDGPFDDFDNRSSRNPFESSSKKDSSSGSDKSESFPWGKVCIVLFIVLLLFSAISYYGSQGDNSNGYDTSIIEDSSDNLSYDPSNTKYLYDRNRDERRGDIGTNEPYKIAIDSNAYLSGKGEAQLIDSNHSYNLESEDFTITEYETYYVNVDDDDWYVLEIFKCKFDTPSQRQVYSTDMDNGDPIIIYGGKGEYYGYGIIIPNSSDDSTYKDISFLESIFYYMKE comes from the coding sequence ATGGCAAAATATTGTGGAAACTGTGGCAGGGAACTTTCAGATGAGGCAAAGTTCTGTCCCAATTGCGGTCAGGAATATGTGCCAAGATACAAGGCGGATCATTATTCAGACGGCTCTTCCAAAAGGGAATTTGACGGTCCCTTTGATGACTTTGACAACAGAAGCTCTAGAAATCCCTTTGAAAGCTCTTCAAAGAAGGATTCATCAAGCGGTTCAGATAAGTCTGAAAGCTTTCCATGGGGAAAGGTATGCATTGTTCTCTTTATAGTGCTCTTATTGTTTTCAGCAATCAGCTATTATGGTTCCCAAGGGGATAATTCAAATGGCTATGACACTTCCATTATAGAGGACAGCTCAGATAATCTTTCTTATGATCCTTCCAATACCAAATATCTCTATGACAGAAACCGTGATGAAAGAAGAGGAGATATAGGCACAAATGAACCATACAAGATAGCAATAGACAGTAATGCCTATTTAAGCGGAAAGGGAGAGGCCCAACTGATTGATTCAAACCATTCATACAATCTTGAATCTGAAGACTTCACAATAACCGAATATGAAACCTATTATGTGAATGTCGATGATGACGATTGGTATGTTCTCGAAATCTTCAAATGCAAGTTCGACACTCCATCCCAAAGACAGGTCTATTCAACTGATATGGATAATGGGGATCCGATAATAATCTATGGCGGCAAGGGAGAATATTACGGATATGGCATAATAATTCCAAATTCCAGTGATGACTCCACATATAAGGATATAAGCTTTTTAGAGTCCATTTTTTATTACATGAAAGAATAG
- a CDS encoding DUF5654 family protein, giving the protein MVAKTVMKTIITLVTTAFGLVAGLAWNDAIQKLIETLVGTGDALNGLFIYAIVVTILAVVVTIILARMAAKMGIEVDDEVKGE; this is encoded by the coding sequence ATGGTAGCAAAAACAGTAATGAAAACTATTATTACATTAGTAACCACTGCATTCGGTTTAGTTGCAGGTTTAGCATGGAACGACGCAATCCAAAAGTTAATTGAAACTTTAGTAGGTACTGGAGACGCACTTAACGGATTATTCATTTACGCAATTGTTGTAACCATTCTTGCAGTAGTTGTAACCATCATTCTCGCTAGAATGGCTGCTAAAATGGGTATTGAAGTAGATGATGAAGTTAAAGGAGAATAA
- a CDS encoding ECF transporter S component, producing the protein MSAMDEMLTNMSASSTGAVNTPIFTITMVIFLILFLAGLIYAVFKMYENKKPPVESIVLIAVLTAIATVGRLILMSIPAVNMASFIIIMVGVVFGKEEGFIVGALTAFVSGLFMGMGYWVLFQMLAWGLMGASAGFLASKFDNVGFRIVFGLLWGFLYGWITDISAIFYSGTALEITPIIALYLNGVSYDLTHGVTNAVLLVVLYDWFKKMFTRAKVKYLSGHSYENESISLSD; encoded by the coding sequence ATGAGTGCAATGGATGAAATGTTAACAAATATGTCTGCAAGTTCTACAGGAGCTGTAAATACTCCAATATTTACAATCACAATGGTTATTTTCCTGATTCTATTTCTTGCCGGACTTATTTATGCAGTATTCAAGATGTATGAAAACAAGAAGCCGCCGGTTGAATCAATCGTATTGATTGCAGTTCTCACAGCTATTGCAACTGTGGGAAGGCTTATTCTCATGTCAATTCCTGCTGTGAACATGGCATCATTCATCATAATAATGGTCGGTGTTGTCTTCGGCAAGGAGGAGGGATTCATTGTAGGTGCATTGACAGCATTCGTCTCTGGTCTCTTTATGGGAATGGGATATTGGGTCCTCTTCCAGATGCTTGCTTGGGGACTTATGGGAGCAAGTGCAGGATTCCTGGCTTCCAAGTTTGACAATGTGGGATTCAGAATAGTGTTCGGATTGTTGTGGGGATTCCTATACGGATGGATTACAGACATTTCCGCAATCTTCTACTCCGGAACAGCTTTGGAAATCACTCCAATCATTGCATTGTACTTGAATGGGGTTAGCTACGACCTGACCCACGGAGTTACAAATGCAGTGCTTTTGGTTGTTTTGTATGATTGGTTCAAGAAGATGTTCACCAGAGCAAAGGTGAAATACCTGTCCGGCCATTCTTATGAAAATGAAAGCATTAGTCTCAGTGACTAA
- a CDS encoding ATP-binding cassette domain-containing protein, with protein MALIEFKDFSFEYLNSDGSLSNIKSLDNINLEIDFGDFVLLCGPSGCGKTTLLTNLKKELMPAGRRSGEITFNGKRIEELDDISSACDIGYLFQNPDSQIVTDTVIQEIAFPLENIGLPTEEIRNRISEIVAFFGINDILHKNVNELSGGQKQLVNLCSLLVLRPQVLLLDEPMSQLDPIASYEFLSIVRRLNEEFSITVIMSEHKADSIFPFIDKAVFLKDGKIEFVDNAHNICSEVIDDEIFENYLPVVTKIYNSLSVKFPSLIKLNTPLSIREGRRCLITIHDDLIKISEDTNNSDNLDYSNLHHTNKKYHSQEKSGILDRISLNRNKNALIQMSGIYFAYEKENLILKNVDFDLNDGDFVSLIGGNGVGKSTFLQLLVGILKPIKGKVKYKKGIKLAYVHQNPMIHFSKDNVKEEFLESILESNLLNKSNIEFNKEAYDNLLKLNNEEFIESELLNNLEFDSIQFKFKELIEFFDICDLIDKHPYDCSGGEQQKIVIVKALLQNADVLVLDEPTKGLDPISSKNLANILNSLRDNGLTILMTSHDLDFVANNCRRCLMLFDKDIQIDDDPKVIFAENNFYTTFVNRMVKDYVPEIVTLDDLKEKWELE; from the coding sequence ATGGCATTGATTGAATTCAAGGATTTCAGTTTCGAATACCTCAATTCGGATGGAAGCCTATCCAATATAAAATCATTGGATAATATCAATCTTGAAATCGATTTCGGTGATTTTGTTCTATTATGCGGTCCATCAGGATGTGGAAAGACCACTTTGCTTACCAATCTCAAGAAGGAACTGATGCCTGCAGGCAGAAGAAGCGGTGAGATAACCTTCAATGGAAAGAGAATAGAGGAGCTTGATGACATCTCCTCTGCCTGTGACATCGGATACCTTTTCCAAAATCCGGACAGCCAGATAGTTACAGACACTGTAATTCAGGAGATTGCATTCCCTCTTGAAAACATTGGTCTTCCTACAGAGGAAATAAGAAACAGAATTAGTGAGATAGTTGCCTTCTTTGGAATCAACGACATACTTCATAAGAATGTGAATGAGTTATCAGGAGGACAGAAGCAATTGGTGAACCTTTGTTCACTTCTCGTCTTAAGGCCACAAGTCCTTCTCCTCGATGAACCTATGTCACAACTTGACCCTATTGCGTCATATGAATTCCTATCAATCGTCAGAAGACTGAATGAGGAATTTTCCATAACAGTGATCATGAGTGAGCATAAGGCAGACAGCATATTCCCATTCATTGACAAGGCAGTGTTTTTGAAGGATGGAAAAATAGAATTTGTAGACAATGCTCATAATATCTGCAGTGAAGTGATTGATGATGAGATATTTGAAAATTATCTGCCAGTTGTTACCAAAATATACAACTCACTTTCTGTCAAGTTTCCAAGTTTAATTAAATTGAATACTCCTTTAAGCATTCGTGAAGGAAGACGTTGTCTTATCACAATTCATGATGATTTAATTAAAATAAGTGAAGATACTAATAATTCTGATAATTTAGATTATAGTAATCTACATCACACTAATAAAAAATACCATTCTCAAGAAAAATCAGGTATTTTGGATAGGATTTCATTGAACAGAAACAAAAATGCATTAATTCAAATGAGTGGAATCTACTTTGCATATGAAAAGGAAAACCTAATTCTGAAGAATGTCGATTTTGACTTGAATGATGGTGACTTCGTAAGCCTGATTGGTGGAAACGGTGTTGGAAAATCAACATTCCTGCAATTGTTGGTTGGAATATTGAAGCCAATTAAAGGTAAGGTAAAGTATAAGAAAGGAATAAAATTGGCTTATGTTCATCAGAATCCTATGATTCACTTTTCCAAGGACAATGTGAAGGAGGAGTTCTTGGAATCCATACTTGAATCCAATCTGCTTAACAAGAGCAATATTGAATTCAATAAGGAAGCTTATGATAATCTTTTGAAATTGAATAATGAGGAATTCATTGAATCCGAGCTATTAAATAACTTGGAATTCGACAGCATACAATTCAAGTTCAAGGAACTGATTGAATTCTTTGACATCTGTGACCTGATTGACAAGCATCCATATGACTGCAGTGGAGGAGAGCAGCAGAAGATTGTGATTGTAAAGGCATTGCTTCAGAATGCTGATGTTCTTGTATTGGATGAGCCTACAAAGGGTCTTGATCCTATATCCAGCAAGAATCTTGCCAATATATTGAATTCATTGAGGGATAACGGATTGACAATACTCATGACAAGCCATGACCTTGATTTTGTTGCAAACAATTGCAGAAGATGCCTGATGCTCTTTGACAAGGACATTCAGATTGATGATGATCCTAAGGTGATATTTGCCGAGAACAATTTCTATACCACATTCGTCAATAGGATGGTAAAGGATTATGTGCCTGAAATAGTCACTTTAGATGACTTGAAGGAAAAATGGGAGTTAGAATAA
- a CDS encoding energy-coupling factor transporter transmembrane component T — MELTSIHPGVYLLYYFIMVLFAFIFSDPYFVLTFLVLILVLIALQGVSSELRNILKFYIPLSILILILNPLLNRTGAHRIYLWHNFFVTYEAIAYGVLMTLALLLVILIFSSYNRSVSYQEMLYIFSKKLPIISMIIVMALRFIPLINSRAIEVQKLNNLKNNGVEFDDDDSDSNAFSGNNKLNLDQFNSNMSSYNNSKFINKLKSNKRVAAIIKEAKTLGKIMGITVSWSLEESMFTAKSMKARGYNATERTSYLSYKFGSADYAFIAIIVVTVAIIIVGLLKGVGMINIYPSIDFSFSNLPFNIYYLAFIVFLLPLIYLEIKERILWH, encoded by the coding sequence ATGGAACTTACATCAATTCATCCGGGAGTCTATTTGCTTTACTATTTTATAATGGTTCTCTTTGCATTCATTTTCAGTGATCCCTATTTTGTACTTACATTTTTAGTTCTCATATTGGTCTTAATAGCTCTCCAGGGAGTAAGCTCCGAATTAAGGAACATATTGAAGTTCTACATTCCATTAAGCATACTGATACTAATCTTAAATCCATTGCTTAACAGAACCGGAGCCCATAGGATATACCTTTGGCATAACTTCTTTGTAACTTATGAAGCCATTGCCTATGGTGTATTGATGACTTTGGCATTGCTCCTGGTCATTTTGATATTCTCATCATACAACAGGTCAGTCTCCTATCAGGAAATGCTTTATATCTTTTCCAAAAAGCTTCCAATTATTTCTATGATTATTGTAATGGCATTGAGATTCATTCCACTAATCAATTCAAGAGCAATTGAAGTTCAGAAATTGAATAATCTGAAGAATAATGGCGTTGAATTTGATGATGACGATTCTGATTCCAATGCTTTTAGTGGAAATAATAAATTGAATTTGGATCAGTTCAACTCAAATATGAGTTCCTATAACAATTCTAAATTTATCAATAAACTCAAATCAAACAAGAGAGTGGCTGCAATCATCAAGGAGGCAAAGACATTAGGTAAAATCATGGGAATAACAGTCTCATGGTCTTTGGAGGAATCCATGTTTACAGCAAAATCCATGAAGGCAAGAGGATATAACGCTACAGAGAGAACAAGCTATCTCTCCTACAAGTTCGGTAGTGCAGACTATGCATTCATTGCAATCATCGTAGTTACTGTAGCCATTATCATTGTAGGATTATTGAAAGGAGTGGGAATGATCAACATCTACCCTTCAATTGACTTCTCATTCAGCAATCTGCCATTCAACATTTATTATCTGGCATTCATTGTGTTCCTGCTTCCTTTGATTTATCTTGAAATTAAGGAGAGGATATTATGGCATTGA
- a CDS encoding right-handed parallel beta-helix repeat-containing protein, protein MKLPSILALIVILFLSLSAVSASDNIDLVTNASDSIIDDSIGISDSNDDLDSNIDDSNHEISDGDLITDSDDSDDEIASSRESRKLGNREADEISASEPIIIDSSSYSTYFDSNGKIKSGTLKDGDTIKIKSISNKIFTINKRLNIISDDGDKLSNCLIRLVEGSSGSVLNNLKIINTKEKITGSNYYLSGISIINSANNTISNSTINVSVHKCFAIMMSNASCNKIISNTLISGLSSTIPMTASSYNEIRDNYIESEYTNMVYQSAYGNGDFMPIDGEVCSGNIIANNYLKSRNGTYNSYCYAIYLMQSASGNGAVIANNTIENAFYAIIVDAPNTLIYNNTISNVGGPAAILTTGSNITVSNNNISTERTDILDWNEDGNVVAIQNTGKNNIIANNTLKSVGSDSILNTGENVIIANNTIYTESANCINTTKSNAVIENNTLKGINSSGVIIFTSRLAENITIRNNDISTDKSAIVLRGNVSYTLVCDNRINVSGGSDAIAVLKYTNRNPITPSHNAIYNNTINGQIVNMTDPSEIERNDTDNGTDNGTSGGDSGTEGNYSDDKTNTGITIMDTTVVKGNYIDVFLKDKYGNPISGQKVIFTLQKKNYERITDSQGKASLQINANIGNYAMNISYAGNDDYNPSKISTKINVKRNQFIVTEDNFYTCFDENGYLKADYEDYELIFKGSFSDKRIILDKPVYLNSNGAKLLDSVIKIESDNVIVNGFKIINSNPGNAEDNHRFAILLDNVKNVNVTNNNIQLSSYDNGYGIYVSESSNCNIQNNTIKAKANALTFGIMLYDSNNNTLKSNNIFVNGTSKPHLYDSSIKVDSSISVDDNDAEGMVIPEVYKTYGIILFYSSSNDIGYNNINATSGVDKYYTAVQESTNSIVGIDLYYESSYNKVHNNNVNVTSKDPYLYGLGVLGAETGKRDQVSANNSFTDNNIHVNGTYYAAGIIAGYNSINTTMARNRISCTSNNVSYGAILEGADNTKFYKNNVTCNSRINYLVEGYDADGSRIYDNHIGYGDKALVVRGVSLYNSNNNRITNNSLPSLKPLIPRIVKEINRIWELKNPSSPLVFTADDIIYNSTNSPMIIRKNGTDYNILDLLDYEPTSHADVISPENQLFDDIGGKNNTFDNNKVRESNGGSSGSGSNGSNSGGNNSGSNNSNGESNGNGNGSTNSGEYSNVNGTSFNSDSNKDDGNGVGTSSSAPVSQSAAYNLNVDEDSAAARSLSLGGMNAPVLIIIILLILACAAELIKRSKRDIK, encoded by the coding sequence ATGAAATTGCCCTCTATTCTTGCTTTAATAGTGATATTATTCTTATCCTTGAGTGCAGTCAGTGCAAGTGACAATATCGATCTTGTCACAAACGCATCGGATAGCATAATTGATGATTCTATTGGCATATCCGATTCAAATGATGATTTGGATAGCAATATTGATGATTCCAATCATGAAATCAGTGATGGAGACCTAATCACCGATTCAGATGATTCGGATGATGAGATTGCAAGTTCAAGGGAATCAAGGAAGCTTGGCAATAGGGAAGCAGATGAGATATCCGCTTCAGAACCTATCATAATAGACAGTTCAAGCTATTCAACTTACTTTGATTCCAATGGAAAGATCAAATCAGGAACCTTGAAAGACGGAGATACAATTAAAATCAAAAGTATCTCAAATAAGATATTCACTATCAACAAACGGTTAAATATCATTTCAGATGATGGGGATAAGTTATCCAATTGTCTGATTCGTCTTGTTGAAGGAAGTTCCGGCTCCGTATTGAATAACCTTAAGATAATCAATACAAAGGAGAAGATAACAGGTTCAAATTATTATTTGTCTGGGATAAGCATCATAAACTCTGCAAACAACACGATTTCGAACTCTACGATAAATGTAAGCGTTCACAAGTGCTTTGCAATAATGATGTCAAATGCAAGCTGCAATAAGATCATCAGCAATACCTTGATATCTGGACTGAGCTCAACAATTCCAATGACAGCCTCATCATATAATGAGATCAGAGACAATTACATAGAGTCAGAATACACCAATATGGTCTATCAATCAGCCTATGGAAATGGAGATTTCATGCCTATTGACGGTGAGGTATGCAGCGGAAACATCATAGCAAACAATTACCTGAAAAGCAGAAACGGTACCTATAATTCCTATTGTTATGCAATCTATCTTATGCAGTCTGCAAGCGGCAATGGCGCAGTGATAGCGAACAATACAATAGAGAATGCATTCTATGCAATCATTGTAGATGCTCCAAACACCTTGATATACAACAATACAATATCAAATGTCGGAGGTCCTGCAGCCATTCTGACAACCGGAAGCAACATTACAGTTTCAAACAATAACATCTCTACCGAACGTACCGATATACTTGATTGGAATGAGGATGGAAATGTTGTTGCCATTCAGAATACCGGAAAGAACAATATTATAGCCAACAACACATTGAAGTCTGTCGGTTCAGATTCAATATTGAATACCGGTGAAAACGTAATTATTGCAAACAATACAATATATACGGAATCTGCAAATTGCATAAACACTACAAAGTCCAATGCTGTAATAGAAAACAACACCCTTAAGGGAATCAATTCCTCAGGTGTCATTATCTTCACATCAAGGCTTGCAGAGAACATAACAATAAGGAACAACGATATAAGCACCGATAAAAGCGCTATCGTTCTAAGAGGTAATGTCAGCTATACATTGGTCTGTGACAACAGGATAAATGTCTCAGGAGGCTCCGATGCCATTGCTGTATTGAAGTACACCAATAGGAATCCGATCACTCCAAGTCATAATGCAATCTACAACAATACAATCAACGGTCAGATTGTAAACATGACAGACCCTTCTGAGATAGAGAGAAACGATACAGACAATGGAACTGACAACGGAACCAGCGGCGGCGACAGCGGCACTGAAGGAAACTACAGTGATGACAAGACAAATACAGGCATCACTATAATGGACACTACAGTTGTAAAAGGCAATTATATTGATGTTTTCCTGAAGGATAAGTATGGAAATCCAATCAGCGGCCAAAAGGTAATCTTTACCTTACAAAAGAAAAATTATGAAAGGATCACTGATTCACAAGGTAAAGCAAGCTTGCAGATCAATGCAAATATTGGCAATTATGCAATGAATATAAGCTATGCAGGAAATGACGACTACAATCCGTCCAAGATTTCCACAAAGATAAATGTTAAAAGGAATCAATTCATTGTAACCGAGGATAATTTCTATACCTGCTTTGATGAAAACGGTTATCTGAAGGCAGATTATGAGGATTATGAACTGATCTTCAAAGGCAGCTTCAGCGATAAGAGAATCATCCTGGACAAGCCGGTTTATTTGAACTCCAACGGCGCCAAGCTATTGGATTCAGTAATCAAGATAGAGTCTGATAATGTTATCGTCAACGGATTTAAAATAATCAATTCAAATCCGGGAAATGCAGAGGATAACCATAGGTTTGCAATATTGCTGGACAATGTAAAGAACGTCAATGTGACAAACAACAATATCCAATTAAGTAGTTACGACAACGGTTATGGAATCTATGTATCCGAATCATCAAATTGCAATATCCAGAACAATACAATAAAAGCCAAAGCGAATGCCTTGACATTTGGAATAATGCTTTATGATTCAAACAACAATACATTGAAGAGCAACAATATTTTCGTTAACGGTACAAGCAAGCCTCATCTATATGATTCAAGCATTAAGGTGGACAGCTCTATCAGTGTTGATGACAATGATGCAGAGGGTATGGTTATTCCAGAAGTTTACAAAACATATGGTATTATTTTATTCTATTCATCTTCAAACGATATCGGATACAATAATATAAATGCCACTTCTGGCGTTGACAAATATTATACTGCAGTTCAGGAATCAACAAATTCCATTGTAGGCATTGACTTGTATTATGAAAGCAGCTACAACAAGGTTCATAATAATAATGTCAATGTTACATCCAAGGACCCATATCTTTATGGATTGGGTGTTTTAGGGGCAGAAACCGGTAAGAGAGACCAAGTGTCCGCAAACAACAGTTTCACAGACAATAATATTCATGTGAATGGAACATATTATGCGGCAGGTATCATTGCAGGTTACAATTCAATCAATACCACAATGGCAAGGAACAGAATCAGTTGCACTTCAAACAACGTATCCTACGGTGCAATCCTGGAAGGTGCTGACAATACAAAGTTCTATAAGAACAATGTCACATGCAATTCAAGGATCAATTATCTTGTTGAAGGATACGATGCCGATGGCAGCAGAATCTATGACAATCATATTGGTTATGGAGATAAGGCATTGGTTGTCAGGGGAGTGTCATTGTACAATTCCAACAACAACAGAATTACAAACAACAGCTTGCCTTCCTTGAAGCCACTCATTCCTAGAATCGTTAAGGAAATCAATAGAATATGGGAATTGAAGAATCCGTCCAGTCCATTGGTATTCACTGCAGATGATATAATTTACAACAGTACCAATTCCCCTATGATAATCAGGAAAAACGGAACAGACTATAACATATTGGACTTGCTTGACTATGAGCCTACAAGTCACGCAGATGTCATTTCTCCTGAAAACCAGTTGTTTGATGACATTGGAGGAAAGAACAATACATTCGACAACAATAAGGTAAGAGAGTCAAATGGAGGATCTAGTGGTTCTGGTTCTAATGGAAGCAATTCTGGAGGAAATAACTCCGGAAGCAATAACTCCAATGGAGAATCCAATGGAAATGGCAATGGAAGCACCAATTCTGGTGAATATTCCAATGTGAACGGCACAAGTTTCAATTCAGATTCAAATAAGGATGATGGAAATGGTGTAGGTACTTCATCATCAGCTCCAGTCTCTCAGTCAGCTGCATATAACTTGAATGTGGATGAGGATTCTGCAGCAGCTCGTTCATTATCCTTAGGCGGTATGAATGCTCCTGTATTGATTATAATAATATTGCTTATACTTGCATGTGCGGCAGAACTTATCAAACGTTCCAAAAGGGACATAAAATAA
- a CDS encoding MotA/TolQ/ExbB proton channel family protein, with protein MAIPGGDFLTTGLNLISQSLLIPVVIILLIFVVVVVVSLGGLIYEYTSRTRVSVDDVSNLILDMSASDSVDSLKAKINGSPLPQAQKNLLVKIANTENLTDASREAFARKLIENEENLTDKSLEVTDIITRIGPTLGLMGTLIPLGTGLAALGSGDVNTLSQSLIVAFDTTVVGIGSGAVAYVISKLRNRWYEEYLSNLDVLSDAVLDFMSKRN; from the coding sequence ATGGCAATTCCCGGTGGTGACTTCCTAACCACTGGACTCAACTTGATTTCACAAAGTCTTTTGATACCGGTAGTTATCATACTGCTGATTTTTGTAGTGGTTGTAGTGGTTTCCTTAGGGGGACTCATTTATGAATACACCTCAAGAACAAGGGTTTCTGTAGATGATGTATCCAATCTGATTCTGGACATGTCAGCTTCAGATTCAGTTGATTCATTGAAGGCAAAGATCAATGGCTCTCCACTTCCACAGGCTCAAAAGAACCTTTTGGTGAAGATAGCAAACACAGAGAACCTGACTGATGCTTCAAGAGAGGCATTCGCTCGAAAACTGATTGAAAATGAGGAAAACCTTACAGACAAGTCCCTTGAAGTGACTGACATCATCACCCGTATCGGACCGACCTTAGGTCTTATGGGTACATTGATTCCTTTGGGAACAGGTCTTGCAGCCCTTGGTTCAGGGGATGTGAACACCTTATCACAATCATTGATTGTGGCATTCGATACAACCGTTGTAGGTATCGGATCAGGTGCAGTGGCTTATGTCATCTCAAAGCTTAGGAACAGATGGTATGAGGAGTATCTGTCCAATTTGGACGTATTGTCTGATGCGGTATTGGACTTCATGTCTAAAAGGAATTAG